In Gemmatimonadaceae bacterium, the following are encoded in one genomic region:
- a CDS encoding ABC transporter transmembrane domain-containing protein yields MVLYRRLLGYLRPHWWRMAGNIICNVIAAALDAFSFTLLIPFLRELNGDSTPLPDLGVVTGVLQWVLGRFITGRPHMQALEVVIVTIGIVVLVKNVFVWAAGQFGASLQEYVTRDLRDGVFGHMQRLPLGYFHRMKAGQIISRIVSDTDQTKVLITELVTRTVQNAAQIITYVATLIVMSVRLTLLSLVVAPVLTLALQPLLRRLRHGYRRSRSDYGEATSVLQEVTSGIRLVKSFGGEAYEDRRFAEASHRYSEGMVRINRVAALSQPLTEVIGTSIAMLILWIGATEVINGRGGLDAAALIVFMTMVMRLLPPLKQLSQAPTTAQQSLAAAERLFEVLDQKTEPQRDRGTRVVTSFDRGIAFERVSFAYDAEPVLCDVSFTAPKGSVVALVGASGAGKTTLVDLIPRFYEPTDGRITLDGVDTREITLASLRALTGIVSQDTVLFNDTVRNNIAYGAAGKYSDAQIETAARAANAHEFIKALPQGYATVLGERGTRLSGGQRQRIAIARALLVDPPLLILDEATSALDTESERLVQEAVDRLLTGRTVFVIAHRLSTVTHADQILVLERGRIIERGTHAALLAERGAYFRLHSLQFRDERSERIPASV; encoded by the coding sequence ATGGTCCTGTATCGGCGGTTGCTGGGCTATCTCCGTCCGCACTGGTGGCGAATGGCCGGCAACATCATCTGCAACGTGATCGCGGCCGCCCTCGACGCGTTTTCGTTCACGCTGCTGATTCCATTCCTCCGGGAGCTCAACGGCGACTCGACGCCGCTCCCCGACTTGGGCGTCGTGACCGGCGTCCTCCAGTGGGTCCTCGGCCGCTTCATCACCGGACGCCCCCACATGCAGGCGCTCGAGGTCGTGATCGTCACGATCGGCATCGTCGTGCTCGTGAAAAACGTGTTCGTGTGGGCCGCCGGCCAGTTCGGCGCGTCGCTCCAGGAGTACGTGACTCGCGATCTCCGCGATGGCGTCTTCGGCCACATGCAGCGGCTGCCGCTCGGCTACTTCCATCGCATGAAGGCCGGGCAAATCATCTCGCGCATCGTATCCGACACGGATCAGACGAAGGTGCTGATCACGGAGCTCGTGACGCGCACCGTGCAGAATGCCGCGCAGATCATCACCTATGTCGCGACGCTCATCGTGATGTCGGTGCGGCTGACATTGTTGTCTCTCGTCGTCGCGCCAGTGCTGACGCTCGCGCTCCAACCACTGCTGCGGCGGTTGCGTCATGGCTATCGACGCAGCCGCAGCGACTACGGCGAGGCAACCAGCGTACTCCAGGAAGTCACCTCAGGCATTCGACTCGTGAAGTCGTTCGGCGGGGAAGCGTACGAGGATCGTCGGTTCGCCGAAGCGAGCCATCGGTACTCCGAAGGCATGGTGCGCATCAACCGCGTCGCCGCGTTGTCGCAACCACTCACGGAAGTGATCGGCACCTCGATCGCGATGCTCATTTTGTGGATCGGCGCGACCGAGGTAATCAACGGCCGCGGCGGTCTCGACGCGGCGGCGTTGATCGTTTTCATGACGATGGTCATGCGCCTTCTGCCGCCACTCAAACAGCTGTCGCAGGCGCCGACGACCGCGCAACAATCGCTCGCGGCCGCGGAGCGGCTGTTCGAGGTGCTGGACCAGAAGACGGAACCGCAACGCGATCGCGGCACACGCGTGGTCACCTCGTTCGATCGCGGTATCGCGTTCGAGCGCGTGAGCTTTGCCTACGACGCCGAGCCCGTGTTGTGCGACGTTTCCTTCACCGCGCCCAAGGGCTCCGTCGTCGCCCTCGTCGGAGCCAGCGGAGCCGGCAAGACGACGCTCGTCGACCTCATCCCGCGCTTCTACGAGCCGACGGACGGCCGCATCACGCTCGACGGCGTCGACACGCGCGAGATCACGCTCGCGTCGCTGCGGGCACTCACCGGCATCGTGAGCCAGGATACCGTGCTGTTCAACGACACCGTGCGCAACAACATCGCGTACGGCGCGGCGGGCAAGTACAGCGATGCCCAGATCGAGACCGCCGCGCGCGCCGCGAACGCGCACGAGTTCATCAAGGCGCTGCCCCAGGGCTACGCCACGGTGCTCGGCGAGCGCGGCACGCGGCTCTCGGGCGGCCAGCGCCAACGCATCGCGATCGCGCGCGCGCTGCTCGTCGATCCGCCGCTGCTCATTCTCGACGAAGCGACCTCGGCGCTCGACACCGAATCGGAGCGTCTCGTCCAGGAGGCGGTGGATCGCCTGCTGACCGGCCGCACCGTCTTTGTGATCGCGCATCGCTTGTCTACCGTCACCCACGCCGACCAGATTCTCGTGCTCGAACGCGGCCGCATCATCGAACGAGGTACGCACGCGGCGCTCCTGGCCGAACGCGGCGCGTACTTCCGGTTGCATTCGTTGCAATTCCGCGACGAGCGGAGCGAAAGAATTCCGGCGAGTGTGTAG
- a CDS encoding glycosyltransferase family 4 protein — protein sequence MRVLFYVGDKRWSGSSRAVLSAARGLVARGHFVTVACCADSRLDELARAAEIETVPVNADASAAGGAWDLRKVIQSKFIEVAVVTSERDQLIVSSARLFADRGAVLRRVPCFDSLELQRGGKLALRLAASGLIITTQRELDELPRAGWALPPAIVPLGVDVAAYDELEPVSRALLEAPSEGMIIACHYDESGRYRIATVFRTLALLAPRHRNMHVVVFGPGSLDEELKMHASALGVGALVSFVGDAPDELDVMRAAEAGWIVSGGDTAAYACLDFMAMRIPVIADKSPLTQHFVADAITGTLLPPAEPANIASSVAAFLASRERMAAMGNAARTRVQREFTESAMIDAFERAVNAGGDRSQWSKR from the coding sequence ATGCGCGTTTTGTTCTACGTGGGGGACAAGCGATGGTCGGGGTCCTCGCGCGCGGTGCTCTCCGCGGCGCGGGGACTCGTCGCGCGCGGGCACTTCGTCACGGTCGCGTGTTGCGCCGACAGTCGCCTGGACGAGCTGGCGCGCGCGGCCGAGATCGAAACGGTGCCGGTGAACGCCGACGCATCCGCCGCCGGTGGCGCGTGGGATCTGCGCAAAGTCATTCAATCGAAGTTCATCGAAGTCGCGGTCGTCACCTCCGAACGCGACCAACTCATCGTGAGCTCGGCACGGTTGTTCGCCGACCGCGGCGCGGTGCTGCGACGCGTACCGTGCTTCGATTCGCTCGAGCTGCAACGCGGAGGCAAACTCGCGCTGCGATTGGCCGCGTCGGGGCTCATCATTACTACGCAGCGCGAGCTGGACGAGTTGCCGCGCGCCGGTTGGGCGCTTCCACCGGCCATTGTTCCACTCGGCGTCGACGTCGCGGCGTACGACGAGCTCGAGCCCGTTTCGCGCGCGCTGCTCGAGGCGCCGTCCGAAGGAATGATCATCGCCTGCCATTACGATGAATCGGGACGCTATCGCATCGCGACCGTGTTTCGCACGCTTGCGCTGCTCGCGCCGCGCCATCGCAACATGCACGTCGTCGTGTTCGGACCAGGTTCGCTCGACGAGGAATTGAAGATGCACGCTTCCGCGCTTGGCGTCGGCGCTTTGGTGTCATTCGTCGGCGATGCGCCGGACGAGCTCGACGTGATGCGCGCTGCGGAAGCGGGTTGGATCGTTTCAGGCGGCGATACCGCGGCGTACGCGTGCCTCGACTTCATGGCGATGCGCATTCCGGTCATCGCCGACAAATCGCCGCTGACGCAGCACTTCGTCGCGGACGCGATCACGGGCACACTGTTGCCGCCCGCCGAGCCGGCGAACATCGCGTCGAGCGTCGCCGCGTTCCTGGCGAGCCGCGAGAGAATGGCCGCGATGGGTAACGCCGCGCGCACGCGTGTGCAGCGCGAATTTACCGAGTCGGCGATGATCGACGCATTCGAGCGCGCGGTGAACGCGGGCGGAGACCGCAGTCAGTGGTCGAAGAGGTGA
- a CDS encoding lysophospholipid acyltransferase family protein — MPAPLPAPHATFAHRAEYAALRGAVAAMERLSFQHAGAFGETVGRFGYAPLGIRREVVERQLRAAFPEKSESEVLAIARACYGHLGRTSIETAVLPSYSAAQVIDMFEEVQGWSIVEERLARGKGLIMVSGHLGNWELGGAYIAARGLPIDVVARHMANPLFDRYLTTTRQRIGMTVVHDDAAVRRVPRSLRSGRAVAFLVDQGAAGLASTWVPFFGRYAKTPRGPAVFALRLGTPVVFGAALRQPSGRYQLTFEPVEIDETDDREADVERIVADYTQTLERWIRRAPEQYFWHHRRWKHQRPGTPAELGDPLMPRQGEGK; from the coding sequence ATGCCCGCGCCGCTTCCGGCGCCGCACGCCACCTTCGCGCATCGCGCGGAATATGCGGCGCTGCGCGGCGCCGTCGCTGCGATGGAGCGTCTCAGCTTTCAGCACGCCGGCGCGTTCGGCGAGACGGTCGGTCGCTTCGGCTATGCGCCGCTCGGCATTCGTCGGGAGGTGGTCGAGAGGCAATTGCGCGCCGCGTTCCCGGAGAAGAGCGAGAGCGAGGTGCTGGCGATCGCTCGCGCATGCTACGGCCACCTCGGCCGGACCTCGATCGAGACGGCCGTGTTGCCATCGTATTCGGCGGCGCAGGTCATCGATATGTTCGAGGAAGTGCAGGGCTGGAGCATCGTCGAGGAGCGGCTGGCGCGCGGCAAAGGACTGATCATGGTCAGCGGCCACCTCGGCAACTGGGAACTGGGTGGCGCATATATCGCAGCACGGGGTTTGCCCATTGACGTGGTGGCGCGGCACATGGCCAACCCGCTCTTCGATCGCTATCTCACCACGACTCGGCAACGCATTGGCATGACGGTCGTTCACGATGACGCGGCGGTTCGTCGCGTTCCGCGCTCGCTGCGCTCGGGACGCGCGGTCGCGTTTCTCGTCGATCAAGGCGCGGCGGGGCTCGCGTCAACGTGGGTGCCGTTCTTCGGACGCTACGCGAAGACACCGCGCGGTCCGGCGGTCTTCGCCCTGCGGCTCGGGACGCCGGTCGTGTTCGGCGCCGCGCTACGGCAGCCGTCCGGCCGCTATCAACTCACGTTCGAGCCGGTCGAAATCGACGAGACGGACGACCGCGAAGCCGATGTCGAGCGCATCGTCGCCGATTACACGCAAACGCTGGAGCGCTGGATTCGCCGCGCACCCGAGCAATACTTCTGGCATCATCGGCGCTGGAAGCATCAGCGGCCGGGAACGCCGGCAGAGTTGGGCGATCCGCTGATGCCTCGCCAGGGCGAGGGCAAATAA
- a CDS encoding ABC transporter permease, whose protein sequence is MSRATDRLKTDKRAWFGGGVIVLLVVLAVGAPIVARHDPFGIDLIHSLEGPSPSHWFGTDIQGRDVWARLVYGARVSLSVGIGAQSIALALGVVLGLIAGYYGRWIDEIVMRLADVTLAFPTLLLLIAMVAALQPSLTVVFITIGVVGWAGMARLVRGQVLVVRELEFVQAERALGSGDVRILINHILPSVVAPVVIAATLGVAGAIMAESSLSFLGLGVQPPTPSWGSMIADGRDLYQLRHAPWTSVFPGLAIGAAVLGFNLLGDALRDAIDPRAVRAAIPRGAGLPDISRP, encoded by the coding sequence ATGTCCCGGGCTACGGACCGGCTGAAGACCGACAAACGCGCCTGGTTCGGCGGCGGCGTGATCGTGCTGCTCGTGGTGCTCGCGGTTGGCGCGCCAATCGTCGCCCGCCACGATCCCTTCGGCATCGATCTCATTCACTCGCTCGAGGGCCCCTCGCCGAGCCACTGGTTCGGCACCGACATTCAAGGGCGCGACGTGTGGGCGCGGCTCGTCTACGGCGCGCGAGTGTCGCTCTCTGTCGGTATCGGAGCGCAGAGCATCGCCCTGGCGCTTGGCGTGGTGCTCGGACTGATTGCCGGATATTACGGCCGGTGGATCGACGAGATCGTGATGCGGCTCGCCGACGTCACGCTCGCCTTTCCGACACTGCTGCTGCTGATCGCGATGGTCGCCGCGCTGCAGCCGTCGCTCACCGTGGTGTTCATCACGATCGGCGTCGTCGGTTGGGCGGGCATGGCGCGTCTGGTGCGCGGTCAGGTGCTCGTGGTGCGCGAGCTCGAGTTCGTGCAGGCCGAGCGCGCGTTGGGCAGCGGTGATGTGAGAATACTCATCAACCATATTTTGCCAAGCGTGGTGGCACCTGTCGTCATCGCGGCGACGCTCGGCGTCGCCGGCGCCATCATGGCCGAGTCGTCGCTGTCGTTCCTTGGCCTCGGAGTCCAGCCGCCAACGCCAAGCTGGGGCTCGATGATCGCGGACGGCCGCGACTTGTACCAGCTTCGACACGCGCCGTGGACGTCGGTGTTCCCCGGACTCGCGATCGGCGCCGCGGTGCTCGGATTCAACCTGCTCGGCGACGCGCTGCGTGATGCGATCGACCCGCGCGCGGTCCGCGCCGCCATCCCGCGCGGCGCCGGCTTGCCCGACATCTCGCGGCCGTGA
- a CDS encoding aminotransferase class V-fold PLP-dependent enzyme: MSYDVEALRRTEFPWAHAGEAIYLNNASTGPLPARAVAATNEWARLRTNPQRIPQELQFGTLARGRELIAKLIGATPGEIALATNTTFGINLAAFALPLKQGDVVLAPTMEFPANVYPWMQLAARRGVEFRQIACDGGVLDVERLRRELEDERVRAVAVSWVQFSSGATVDLTALGAVCRERGVYFVVDAIQGVGPLRVDLRQTHVDIFSCGAQKWLLSPWGSAFVYVRRELIAELEPHDVSWLAVKDSDDFSRLTDYDLTWRDDARRFEFITLPYQDYAGMNASLELIHELGPDDVSRHSLRLAQMIVDWALDRDDVELATPADNSKRAAIVSVRPKDAKAVSARLNAANVAHSVREGAIRLSPHFYNTEEEVRRVLALMSS; the protein is encoded by the coding sequence GTGAGCTACGACGTCGAGGCGCTGCGCCGCACCGAATTCCCCTGGGCGCACGCGGGCGAAGCGATCTACCTGAACAACGCGTCGACTGGTCCGCTTCCGGCGCGCGCAGTCGCCGCGACCAACGAGTGGGCGAGACTGCGCACGAACCCGCAGCGCATTCCGCAGGAGCTCCAGTTCGGCACGCTCGCGCGCGGACGTGAGCTGATCGCGAAGCTGATCGGCGCCACGCCGGGCGAGATCGCGCTGGCGACCAATACGACATTTGGAATCAACCTCGCCGCATTCGCGCTGCCGTTGAAGCAAGGCGACGTCGTACTCGCGCCGACGATGGAGTTTCCGGCGAACGTGTACCCGTGGATGCAACTCGCCGCGCGGCGCGGTGTCGAGTTTCGTCAGATCGCGTGCGACGGCGGCGTCCTCGACGTCGAGCGGCTGCGCCGCGAGCTCGAGGATGAGCGCGTTCGCGCGGTGGCCGTGTCCTGGGTGCAGTTCTCGTCCGGCGCGACCGTCGATCTCACCGCGCTCGGCGCAGTGTGTCGCGAGCGCGGCGTGTATTTCGTGGTCGACGCCATTCAAGGCGTAGGACCGCTGCGCGTCGACCTGCGGCAGACGCACGTGGACATCTTTTCGTGCGGTGCGCAGAAGTGGCTGCTGTCACCGTGGGGCTCGGCGTTCGTCTACGTGCGCCGCGAGCTCATCGCCGAGCTCGAGCCGCACGACGTGAGTTGGCTCGCCGTGAAGGATTCAGATGACTTCAGTCGGCTGACGGACTACGATCTGACATGGCGCGACGATGCACGCCGGTTCGAGTTCATCACGCTGCCGTATCAGGATTACGCCGGCATGAACGCGAGCCTCGAGCTCATTCACGAGCTTGGGCCGGACGATGTGTCGCGCCACTCGCTGCGGCTGGCGCAGATGATCGTCGACTGGGCGCTCGATCGTGACGACGTCGAGCTGGCGACGCCGGCGGACAACTCGAAGCGGGCGGCGATCGTCTCGGTGCGTCCGAAAGACGCGAAAGCCGTGAGCGCGCGACTCAATGCGGCGAACGTTGCGCATTCGGTGCGCGAAGGCGCGATTCGGTTGTCGCCGCATTTCTACAACACGGAAGAAGAGGTACGGCGCGTTCTGGCCCTGATGTCATCCTGA